Below is a window of Candidatus Cloacimonadota bacterium DNA.
TTCAAATGTGTCCAGCAGATTGGCCCGCAGATGGATGAAGACGTCGATGCCGCTTTGTTTGTGAGCTTCCACCTGGTCGGCGGGATAGCCGGCCAGGAGCTTGATCTTGTTAGGCAGCTGGGCGCAGAGCGCGGGCACCAGCTCGGGATAACTGTCATCCGTGCCGCAGATGCAAACCGCCTCGTAGTCCCGGGCGGCCGCCACAGCGGCTGAAACTTCGGTGTAGCCGGTTCCCGTGGCCACCTGGAATCCACCCACTTGGAGAAAGCCGGCGGCAAAATCGGCCCGGGCTTTGTATTCGGCCAGGCTGCCCATGGTGAGCAGAAAGACCTTTTTGCCAGCAACCGCCATCCGGGCGCGGAATTGCTCCATGGCCCCCACCGCGCGGCGTTGGGGCAGGGCGCCGCGGTCGAGGCGCACGGCGGCTTTGCTGTCATCCAATGGAGTTGGCGCGAAGGCCGGCACGGCGTCATCGGGGTTGGCATACATGTTCACGCCCACAAAAACGTCGCGTCTCTTGTGCACGGCGTCGATCCGGGTTTTGGCCATCGCATCGATCATGGCGTGGACGGTCCCGGCTTTCAGGCTTCGGACCATGCCGCCCCCGGCTTCCAGCTCCTGCATGATCTTCCAGGCCTGGTTGGCCAGTTCCGCGGTGAGGCTTTCGATGTAATAGCAGCCTCCGGCGGGATCGGCCACCTTGCTCAGATGGGCTTCCTCGGCCAGGATCAGCTGCTGGTTGCGGGCGATCCGTTGGGAAAACTCAGTCGCCTGGGCGTCCAGCACGGCGTTAAAACGGTCGATCTCCATGCTGTCCACCCCGGCCACGACACCAGAAAAACCTTCCGTGCCGGTGCGCAGCAAGTTCACATAGAGGTCGTAAGCGCTCTTATTGAAGGTGGAAGTTTTGCCGTGGATCCAGACGCGGCGGGAATCTTCATTGCCGCCAAACGCCTTGATCATCTCGCTCCACAGCATCCGGAAGGCCCTGATCTTGGCAATTTCCATGAAGAAATTCGAGCCGAGGGCAAGCTTCACCTGAAACAGCGGGGCGATCTTGTCGATCTCCCAGCCGCCGGACTGCAGGCCCTGGATGTAACCGATCGCGGTGGACAGCGCGAAAGCCAGTTCCTGAGTGGAAGAGGCCCCGCTGGCGGCGTAAACGGTGGCGTCAATGGAGAGGCAGCGCAACTGGGGAGCTTTTTCCGCCCGGCGCGACACCTCGGCGCCCACCCGGTTCCAAACCTCTTCCAGAGGCAGGTTCAGAAATCCCTTGCGGGCGAATTCACCCGTGGGGTCAAAGCCGAGGCAGCCGTCAAGTTCGCTCAGGTTTTGCTTGGTCTGCCGGCAAAATTCTTCCAGCCAGCCGAACAGATCCGGATCGTCCATGTCCAGCTGCGCCATCAGCGGCGCCGCTTTCAGGTCCACCCCTTGCAGGGCGGTGGCCAGGTCAGTCGCGTTGCGGAGCGCGATCCCGCCGGGGAAATCGTCATGCTTGAGAGCCAGATTCACTGCACTCAGTCCCCGGGAAAGTTCGTCCAGAATTTCCCGGTTCAGGGCACTCAGGTCCGGATTGGCCTTCGCCTGGGCCACTTTCCAGCCCGCGAGGCCTGAGTACTGGGAAGCGTTTCCACGCTGGTAGGGGGCTTCGCCGGGCAGGGCGTCCGTGAAGTTCAGGCCGGCCACATCTTCCCTGGTATAAATGGGTTTCAGGGTGATGCCTTCGTAAGTTTTGGTGTGCATCACTTTGTCGAAATCAGCGCCTTTGAGGCTGTCCACCACGGCCTGTTTCCACTCTTCCAAGCTGGGCGGGGGAAACTCCTTGCGGAGGTCCAGTTCATGCAAATCCACTTTATCTCTCCCTTCAGGATGTTTTGATGAGGGCCTGGACCGGCTTCATGCCATAGGGCGAGCCGCTCACGATGGCGTCGAGAATGGCCCCGCCGCCGGTGAAGAAGTAATACTGGGGATCATTCACCGCTTTGGCAAAGATGCCGGGCAGCAGATCGCGAAAATCCTGGATGGTGTCGCCGCCGCCGAAGAGTTTTTGCGCTCCGGCGTTCTTGTCGATGAGGCTGTACATGGCTTTGGTGCCTTCGGTGAAGAGGGTTGTGTAGCCCATCACGGCGTTCACGAAGATGGTGGAGGCACCGGCAAAAACCTCCCGCACGGCCTCTTCGGCAAAGGATTCCGGCGCGATGTCCAGCACATAATTGAGCTGGGTGCCAGGCTTGAGATCGGCTATTTTGCGCACTCTCCAGCTTTCCGCGCTTTCAAAGCTGTCGGATTCGATTATGCAGGGCAGTTCCACAATGCGGTCCTGAAAGGGTCCGGCCTCCTGCAGGAATTTCTCGGCCAGGGCCAGGTCGGCAGGGTCCAAACCCTTGATCCCGAGCTGGTATTTCACGGCCAGATAGGCGTTGTAAAGCACCCCGCCCAGCACCAGTTTGTCGCTGATCCTGATGAGGGAGGAAAGGGGCCCGATCTTGGTGTCGAATTTGGAGCCGGCCACCACGGAAACCAGCGGCTGGCTGGGCTCAAAGACCTTCTGGAGGTTGGCGATCTCTTTCAGCATCAGCAGTCCGGCATAGGAGGGCAGATACTTGGTGACGTTGTAAGTGGAGGCGTGCGGCTGCCAGGAACCGAAGGCGTCGTTGATGTAGAGGTCCGCGAAGGAGGCCAGTTTGGCGGCCAAGGCATCGGAATCCTCGTTTTTGCTCTCTTCGCCGTGGAACCAGCGGGTGTTGGGCAGATACACAAAATCCGCCCGGCCCTCTTTCATTGCCGCCACCGCAGCGCCGATGGGGCCAAGGTCCGTGATCCCTTTGTCGCCTTCCGCCGGGCAATCCGGAACCAAGCCGCGCAGCTGGAGTTTTTCCTCCAGATACTTCACGATGGGGCCCACAGCTTCATCTTCGGAAATGGTGATGGCGCCGGTGGCCTTGTCGTAAGGCCTGCCCACGTGGGTCATCAGGATGGGCCGGCCGCCTTGCTTGAAAATGTGCAGCAGGGTGGGGATCGTGGCTTCGATCCGCATCGGGTCTTTGATCCTGCCTTTTTTCACAACGTTGTGGTCCATGCGCACCAGCACGGTTTTGCCGTGGAGGTCCGCATCCAGAAAACAGGGAACGTGTGTCATGGATCGGTTCTCCTTGTATGTCTTACTATCTAGTTAGCACTTTTCGCGATTTGGTTGCAGCCAATGAACCGCTTCGAGGCAGTTTGGCAAAAGCCGCGGCAGCGTCAAGTTTTTTCTCTTGGCTGGCGGCGGTAATCCCAGGGCGGGATGGGCTTGGGATCGGACCAGAGGCCTTTTTTATCCAGCCTGGCCTTCACCTCCAAGGCGGCCAGAACCGGGTCCTTGCTGTACTGCTTGTAATGCCAGGCCAGGCCTGCCTGCACCAGCGACTTGTTCAGATTCACATCGCCCAGGTAAACCGTGCCCAGATACCTTTTGTACTGGTCACGTTCCTCGTATTTCACCTTTACCGTTTTTCTATACACAAGGTCGGAGGTGAATTGTTTGGCCACGTTGCCGAAGGCCTGGCCCTTTTCCGGGCAGTCCACTCCCTGCAGACGGACCCTGTAGGTGGAGCCGCCCTGCAAAACGGTGATGGTGTCGCCGTCCTGGATGGAAACCACTTGGCCCCGGATCTCTTGCACTGAGAGGAAGCGGATGATCAGAAAAGCCGCCAGGACCAGCGCCAGGCTTAGCAGGGTTTTTTTGTTCAACCTGTATCTCATGATGCCCATGTTGTTTGCTCCCCGCTTCTGTCAATGGAAATTCCGCCCGACAAGGCACTAAAGGAGGTTCACGCAATTTCTTGACAGGAACACCGCCTTTGCATTTGGGTGATTTCCAGACTTATTCATGGGAGAGAAAGATGCGCCTGAACCAAGACCACATAGTCATCACCGACATCGGCAGCACCACCACCAAGGCCCTGCTGCTGGACAACCGGCAGGAAATCCCCGTCCTGATGGGTATCGCTCACGCGGAAACCACTGTGGAAGCGCCTCACAGCGACGTCCGCTACGGGATCAAGAACGCGGTGTGGGAACTTCAGGAACGCTGCGGCATCCAGCTTTTAAAACCGGTCCAAGCGGAGAATGAACTGGCTTGGGCGGATAACCTGGCCTATTTCAGCACCAGCAGCGCCGGCGGCGGTTTGCAGATCCTGGTGATCGGCCTCACCCTCTTCGATTCCGCCAGCAGCGGCAAACGCTGTGCCTACGGTGCAGGCGGCGTGATCCTGGACACTTTCGCGCTGGATGACAAACGCCAGGCAGCCCAGCAGATGCTGGCCATGCGCAATCTGCATCCAGACATGATCCTCCTCTGCGGCGGCACCGACGGTGGCGCGGTTTCCGGGGTTCTGCGCATGGCTGAGATCCTCCGCATTGCCGATCCCGCCCCCAAATTTGACCAGCATGGCAAGATCCCCGCGCTCTATGCCGGAAACCAGGACGCCGCGCCGATCGTGAAGAAGCTGATCTCCCAAGCTTTCGACCTCCACATCCTGCCCAATCTGCGGCCCAGCCTGGAAGTGGAGAATCTGCAACCCACCCAGGACATGATCCAGAAGCTCTTCATGGAAAACGTGATGGAGCAGGCCCCCGGCTACGCGGAAGTGAAACCAGCCGTAACGGCGCCCATCATGCCCACACCGCTGGGTGTGCAGAGAGCCCTGGCCCTGCTGGCTGGGGATCAGAACATTTTCGCCTTCGACATCGGTGGCGCCACCACCGACGTTTTCAGCTACATCAACGGCCATTTCCAGCGTACTGTGAGCGCCAATCTGGGCATGAGTTACAGCGCCTGGAACGTCCTGCGCGAAGCCGGCCTGGACAGGGTGAAACGCTGGCTGCCGGAGGATCTGAGCGAACGCGAAATTCGCGATTACATCGCCAACAAATGCCTCCACCCCACTTCCAATCCCAGCACCACGGCGGAATTCCGGATCGAGCATGCCCTCGCCCGCGAAGCGCTGGCCCTGGCCCTAGAACAGCATCGCCAGATGCATTACAACGGCGAAAAGATCGGCTATCTGGACAAACTTAAACGCGATGACCTGGAGAAATTCGAGCTCCAGTTCGAGTATCAGCGCGAAGACAGCAAACACAGCTTCCGCGAAAGCGACATCGACGTACTGATAGGTGCCGGGGGCATCTTCGCCCACGCCCAGAACCACAGCCAGTGCGCGCTGATCCTGGCCGACGCCGTGCGGCCCAAGGGCATCACGGAACTCTGGATCGACCGCGATTTCATCAGCCCCCACCTCGGAGTGCTCAGTTCCTCTGATCCCGCCATGGCCAAAACCCTGCTCGCCCGCGCCTGTATCGAGAAACTGGCGGTACACATCTCCCCCGTCTTCAATTCCCGCGAAAACAAGGCCCTGATGACGGTGGAAGTGGCTTCGGGCCACGGAAGCCAGGTCCACGAGATCAAAGCCGGCAGCTTACTCTATCTGCCCGCCGGCCCCAAAACTTTGAAGATCGCCCCCACCAAACGCTGCAAGCTGGACAGCAAAGAGGATCTGAACCATTTTGCCACCGAACTTCCCGTGCTGATCGACACCCGGCTGGATCCCGCCCAGCGCGTGGGCGAGGCGGAAAAGCAGATGGGCATCTATCCGGAAGCGCCCGATGCCTTTGGGATCAAGGAACCTCCCCGGCAGCAGTATCAGCTGGTCGAGGGGGAATGGCTGCGGCGGGTGGAACTGCCTTACGCGGGCGACATCAATTTCCAGGAGGGAGATACCGTTAGCCCGGACGACGTGGTGGCTGTCAACCGCTTCAACCCGCCCCGGCTTTATATCATCTCCGGATTGGCCAATTTGAAAGATCTGACTCCGGAACTGGTCCAGGCATCCCTGAGGGTGCGGCCGGGCGACAAGGTCGAAGCGGACGAGGTTTACGCCGTGCTGCCTGAAGGCTTCAAGATCCTCTCCTTCAGCCGGGGCGATAGGAAACTGCTGTCCCCGGTGCGCGGCAGGATCGAATACATCGATGCCAACACGGGCATGATCGTGGCTTCAGAGATCCAGGACTACTCCGGCAAACCTATCACGGTGAATTACGCTGAAAAGCTGCTGCTCAGCCCCAAAAAGGCCGCCCGCTACCTCACCAAAGCCAGGGGTGACTTCGTTTACCAGGGCGACATGCTCGGCCGCAGGCTGGAAAAAACCTCCGACGGCGCTCCACCTGTGCTGATAAAAGCTCCCGGCACGGGCACCATCACTGACATCGATACCGGGACAGGTACTCTCACCATCACCTATCTCCACCAACCCCTGGAGTTTCTGTCCCACGTAAACGGAGTGGTGCGGAATGTGTTGCCGGGCCAGGGACTGGAACTGGTTTGCCGGGGAAAGAAGCTGGAGGGTCAGATCGCCTTTGGCAAGGACTGCCACGGCGAATTCCAGGTTTACTCGGCGCCCGAAGATATCAGGGACGTGCAGGGCAGGATCCTGGCCCTGACCTTCCCACCAGACCGCCACATGCTCAAAACCCTGGCCGACAAAGGCGCCCGGGGCGTTGTTTGCCACATGATGGATGCCACCGAACTCACCGCCTGGCTGGATTTCGAACCCGGCGTGATCAACACAGGCAACGAGGATTTGCCGCTGGCTGTGCTGATCCTGAGAGGCTTTGGCAGCCAGCCCCTGCCCCCAGACCTGCATCAGGTCCTCTCACCGCAAAAGTTCGCCTGGCTGAATCCCCACACCCGCATCCGGGCTGGGGTGGTGCGGCCCTTCCTCTGTTTCTGAACTGACTTCTAGCCGAAGCCCCTCATATCCAGCCCTCGTCTGCCTCCCGCCCGATCGCCGCACTTGAGGCGGGGATAAGGCGGGAGGCGATCCACAGGCTTTCTGATGAGCCTTCTGGCTGAATGCCCCAAACCTGAACTTTCCAGCCTGGCTCCGGGCCGGGCGCGTTTCTCTCCGCGGTGATCAAGCTCGAAACCCGATCCCCAGGACATTGACCCCCGGAACCATTCCCCTAACCAACATTTTGTGAATCTGTTAAAGCGGGCATATTATTTCATTATCAAGGCCTTGACGTGATATATGTTGATTACTACAAACTAATGTGGCGCAGTCTCATATTATCAACAAAGAAGGCAAAATATGGCTTGACAAAAATACAGGCAGGAGGGATTGTAGAAACATGAGAGGGTCATGCCCGCATGATGGCTCATGAGAACAGGCCAAAGGAAAGGTGATTACTATGACCAGCTTGGTGCCCCTTGGGATGTCAACAGGCTTCAAAACCAGTTCCCACAACTGGCGGGGTATTTGTCTATCACAACGTCGCGTTCAAACCTATCACCACCATCAACATACAAGGAGAATATTATGAAACAAACCATCATTGCATTGATGCTGTTGTGCTTTGGCATCAGCCTGGCATTTGCGCAGATCACAACCTTCCCTTGGACCGAAGATTTCGAGGGGACTTTCTTACCAGACGGTTGGACAAAAATAGTCCAAGCCGGAAATGACATCACCCAAAGCAATTCTCAAAACCACACGGACGGCGGCACCTATTCCGCCCGTTTCAGTTCCTACAGCTCAAGCACGGATTACAACCAGTACCTCTTCTCCCCTGCCGTTACGGTGAACGCCGCCTATGCCCAGCTTTCCTTCTGGCACAGAAAGTACAACACGTCTGCGGAAAGCCTAGAATGGGGCATCTCCACCAGCACGGATCCCCTGACCTTCACCTGGACCGCTGTAAATTTGTCCAATACCGCATGGCAACAAACCATCGTTGACCTCAGCAGTTATGCCGGCAGCACGGTTTACCTTGGTTTTCATTATTACGGAAACTACGCTTACTATGTTTACCTTGATGACGTAGATATTGACGCTGCACCTTCCGTTCCGGAGTTCAGCATCGATCCCCTCACCTGGAACTTTGTGGACGTGGAAGTTGGCACCACCGCTTCGCAGACCTTCATCGTGTCCAATGAAGGTGGTGGAGACCTGGGTATCGTTTCGATCCAGAAAACTGCCGGAGACGTCGATTATTTCGAGATAACCAACATCACTTACACCGATCCTTTGGGACTTGGCGAAGATTTCAGCTTTGATGTGGAGTTCACTCCCGCTGCCGCAGCCGCTTATACTGTGACCATCACCATCACGGATGACCAGACAAAGGCCACCCACGATGTGGTGATAACAGGAAACGGCTATACCCGCCCAGCGGGATCAACCTGTGACAATCCCTACCCTGTAACCCTGCCTCTGGTGGGCTTCACGGGCGATACTTCCCTTTACGGAGATGATTACGAAAGCGGTTGGGTTACACCCACATCTTATTACCTGGGTGGTGACGACTTGGTGCTGCAGTTTACTTTGACTGAGGAAAGCTCCTTGGAGGGAACACTCACCGCAGTCACTGGCAACTATATAGGCATGTATGTTCTGGCAAGTTGCCCCGATGTGGATAATCCGCCCACGGTGCTTGC
It encodes the following:
- a CDS encoding methylmalonyl-CoA mutase subunit beta, with product MDLHELDLRKEFPPPSLEEWKQAVVDSLKGADFDKVMHTKTYEGITLKPIYTREDVAGLNFTDALPGEAPYQRGNASQYSGLAGWKVAQAKANPDLSALNREILDELSRGLSAVNLALKHDDFPGGIALRNATDLATALQGVDLKAAPLMAQLDMDDPDLFGWLEEFCRQTKQNLSELDGCLGFDPTGEFARKGFLNLPLEEVWNRVGAEVSRRAEKAPQLRCLSIDATVYAASGASSTQELAFALSTAIGYIQGLQSGGWEIDKIAPLFQVKLALGSNFFMEIAKIRAFRMLWSEMIKAFGGNEDSRRVWIHGKTSTFNKSAYDLYVNLLRTGTEGFSGVVAGVDSMEIDRFNAVLDAQATEFSQRIARNQQLILAEEAHLSKVADPAGGCYYIESLTAELANQAWKIMQELEAGGGMVRSLKAGTVHAMIDAMAKTRIDAVHKRRDVFVGVNMYANPDDAVPAFAPTPLDDSKAAVRLDRGALPQRRAVGAMEQFRARMAVAGKKVFLLTMGSLAEYKARADFAAGFLQVGGFQVATGTGYTEVSAAVAAARDYEAVCICGTDDSYPELVPALCAQLPNKIKLLAGYPADQVEAHKQSGIDVFIHLRANLLDTFEDLAARLGVKQ
- a CDS encoding glutamate mutase L; this encodes MRLNQDHIVITDIGSTTTKALLLDNRQEIPVLMGIAHAETTVEAPHSDVRYGIKNAVWELQERCGIQLLKPVQAENELAWADNLAYFSTSSAGGGLQILVIGLTLFDSASSGKRCAYGAGGVILDTFALDDKRQAAQQMLAMRNLHPDMILLCGGTDGGAVSGVLRMAEILRIADPAPKFDQHGKIPALYAGNQDAAPIVKKLISQAFDLHILPNLRPSLEVENLQPTQDMIQKLFMENVMEQAPGYAEVKPAVTAPIMPTPLGVQRALALLAGDQNIFAFDIGGATTDVFSYINGHFQRTVSANLGMSYSAWNVLREAGLDRVKRWLPEDLSEREIRDYIANKCLHPTSNPSTTAEFRIEHALAREALALALEQHRQMHYNGEKIGYLDKLKRDDLEKFELQFEYQREDSKHSFRESDIDVLIGAGGIFAHAQNHSQCALILADAVRPKGITELWIDRDFISPHLGVLSSSDPAMAKTLLARACIEKLAVHISPVFNSRENKALMTVEVASGHGSQVHEIKAGSLLYLPAGPKTLKIAPTKRCKLDSKEDLNHFATELPVLIDTRLDPAQRVGEAEKQMGIYPEAPDAFGIKEPPRQQYQLVEGEWLRRVELPYAGDINFQEGDTVSPDDVVAVNRFNPPRLYIISGLANLKDLTPELVQASLRVRPGDKVEADEVYAVLPEGFKILSFSRGDRKLLSPVRGRIEYIDANTGMIVASEIQDYSGKPITVNYAEKLLLSPKKAARYLTKARGDFVYQGDMLGRRLEKTSDGAPPVLIKAPGTGTITDIDTGTGTLTITYLHQPLEFLSHVNGVVRNVLPGQGLELVCRGKKLEGQIAFGKDCHGEFQVYSAPEDIRDVQGRILALTFPPDRHMLKTLADKGARGVVCHMMDATELTAWLDFEPGVINTGNEDLPLAVLILRGFGSQPLPPDLHQVLSPQKFAWLNPHTRIRAGVVRPFLCF
- the pgk gene encoding phosphoglycerate kinase, which produces MTHVPCFLDADLHGKTVLVRMDHNVVKKGRIKDPMRIEATIPTLLHIFKQGGRPILMTHVGRPYDKATGAITISEDEAVGPIVKYLEEKLQLRGLVPDCPAEGDKGITDLGPIGAAVAAMKEGRADFVYLPNTRWFHGEESKNEDSDALAAKLASFADLYINDAFGSWQPHASTYNVTKYLPSYAGLLMLKEIANLQKVFEPSQPLVSVVAGSKFDTKIGPLSSLIRISDKLVLGGVLYNAYLAVKYQLGIKGLDPADLALAEKFLQEAGPFQDRIVELPCIIESDSFESAESWRVRKIADLKPGTQLNYVLDIAPESFAEEAVREVFAGASTIFVNAVMGYTTLFTEGTKAMYSLIDKNAGAQKLFGGGDTIQDFRDLLPGIFAKAVNDPQYYFFTGGGAILDAIVSGSPYGMKPVQALIKTS
- a CDS encoding thermonuclease family protein, translated to MGIMRYRLNKKTLLSLALVLAAFLIIRFLSVQEIRGQVVSIQDGDTITVLQGGSTYRVRLQGVDCPEKGQAFGNVAKQFTSDLVYRKTVKVKYEERDQYKRYLGTVYLGDVNLNKSLVQAGLAWHYKQYSKDPVLAALEVKARLDKKGLWSDPKPIPPWDYRRQPREKT